A region from the Halichondria panicea chromosome 11, odHalPani1.1, whole genome shotgun sequence genome encodes:
- the LOC135344085 gene encoding transportin-3-like: MEKPSLDVVLQALDTLYSNKTDIDPTHKAQANQWLIQLTQSVHAWEVADQLLLLNRDIVTSQFAAQTMQSKVRYAFHELPPNTHTALRDSLLNHLTLLCEAPTLVVRQVAMALADLALLMGTWTTVIDDLVQRFGSHLSTVRVLLDVLIILPEEINNRYLHLGQNKRKQLTELLSASSSQVVGVLCACLGSCGENEEIATRMFACLGSWAQLRGFSEDMLAGGGLLAALFNTLNLLNVNERLYDAITDTLCSLLYMCEDVDKYPQLSLELKMRVLALLPVYQAAVTSEDQDRAYSLCRVFTELAESLLMYVVQHPGSDLGDLAMLDLLLECAQHPDYEVAEITFNVWFRIGEELLRLNDSAHSAIFKPYVQRLVSALCVHCQLEEDTDKTKVPDESDDFSGFRDNVVELIRDTVFLFGSLNCFAELYANICKPGTAWNITESCLLVMYAVAPSIRSDESEVLPFAVPVLLSMAPSTHYAVRATTLALVAQLAGWINKHPDTLETVLTFIHTSLQLPAVASQAANAIQSVCNKCRSRMGQHYTGLVQIIEAADRLGIKNESIVGLLKAVTEILSEMDSSSVGQGLLSLTTMISKPLTLVGVDGNVDVCVCVDRLAAVFRACSIKNSSDTSHPAKAAMTQLWPLLNQVLNTYQTQVKVIERTCRCVRFMLRCSSVAACDLLTDIVSTAISLYSQHRQSCYLYLGSIIVDEYGRQGSYQEGLATMLGVLATTSLPLLAGPTGLVEHPDTIDDLFRLCARYLQRCPVVFLQSSVVATVTQCGLACSTLGHRDAFSSVMKYFRDLLHLPQQEATSDAERQLCVSTVEAFLTEQGQALIDGLVSGFVSLRSFMTVESCEVLWEMLTCAKEHTCGLLSNALARLPETTRAEVTEDQRSEFIHSVATCKELDDLYPLIKRLTRLYH, translated from the exons ATGGAGAAACCATCACTAGATGTGGTTCTGCAAGCGCTGGACACACTCTATAGTAACAAGACTGACATTGATCCCACACACAAGGCACAGGCCAATCAATGGCTTATACAACTAACACAATCG GTCCATGCGTGGGAGGTGGCAGATCAGCTATTGCTACTCAACAGAGATATTGTGACTAGTCAGTTTGCTGCTCAGACTATGCAGAGTAAAGTCCGTTATGCCTTCCACGAGCTCcctcccaacacacacaca GCTTTGCGTGATTCGTTGCTGAACCACTTGACTCTCTTGTGTGAGGCACCCACTCTGGTTGTGCGTCAG GTTGCCATGGCGTTAGCGGACCTTGCATTACTGATGGGAACATGGACAACTGTCATTGACGACCTAGTTCAGAG GTTCGGCAGTCATTTGTCAACTGTCCGAGTTCTCCTTGACGTTCTTATCAttctaccagaggag atCAATAATCGCTACCTTCATTTGGGTCAAAATAAGCGTAAGCAACTCACGGAGCTGTTGAGCGCTAGTTCGTCTCAAGTGgtgggtgtgttgtgtgcttgtCTCGGCTCTTGTGGGGAGAATGAAGAGATTGCTACTCGAATGTTTGCTTGTCTTGGATCTTGGGCTCAACTGCGTGGCTTCTCTGAAGACATGTTAGCAGGAGGAGGGCTACTAGCTGCACTGTTCAATACTCTG AACCTACTCAATGTGAATGAGAGACTCTACGATGCCATCACTGACACACTCTGCTCactgctgtacatgtgtgaagATGTTGACAAGTATCCACAGTTGTCCCTGGAGCTCAAGATGAGAGTGTTGGCTCTACTGCCAGTGTACCAAGCAGCAGTAACTAGTGAGGACCAGGACAGAGCTTATAGTCTGTGCAGAGTGTTCACAGAGCTAGCAGAGAGTCTCTTGATGTATGTAGTCCAGCACCCTGGCTCTGACCTCGGTGACCTGGCTATGTTAGACCTCCTACTAGAGTGTGCCCAACACCCTGACTAtgag GTGGCGGAGATCACGTTCAATGTATGGTTTCGTATTGGAGAGGAGTTACTGCGTTTAAATGACTCAGCACATTCTGCCATCTTCAAGCCTTATGTTCAGCGACTTGTATCAGCTCTGTGTGTGCACTGTCAGCTAGAGGAAGACACTGATAAG ACTAAGGTCCCAGACGAGAGCGACGACTTTAGTGGTTTCCGTGACAACGTTGTTGAGTTGATTCGAGATACTGTGTTTCTGTTTGGATCCCTCAACTGTTTTGCTGAG TTGTATGCTAATATCTGCAAGCCTGGCACAGCTTGGAACATCACTGAGTCTTGTCTGTTGGTCATGTATGCGGTGGCCCCCTCTATTAGGAG TGATGAGAGTGAAGTGCTTCCCTTTGCTGTTCCAGTGTTACTGTCCATGGCACCCTCGACACACTATGCTGTGAGAGCGACTACACTGGCACTAGTAGCACAACTAGCTGGATGGATCAACAAGCATCCCGATACACTGGAAACTGTACTCACTTTTATACACACTTCATTGCAATTACCAGCAGTGGCTAGTCAAGCTGCCAACGCAATCCAGAGCGTGTGTAATAAGTGTAGGAGTAGGATGGGGCAGCACTACACAGGGCTTGTGcag ATTATTGAAGCTGCTGATAGACTAGGTATAAAGAACGAGTCCATTGTGGGTCTCTTGAAGGCAGTCACTGAAATATTGTCAGAGATGGACAGCTCCTCTGTTGGACAAGGTCTCCTCAGCCTGACCACCATGATCAGCAAGCCACTAActctg GTGGGTGTGGATGGCAacgtggatgtgtgtgtgtgtgtggaccgATTGGCTGCTGTGTTCAGAGCATGCTCCATCAAGAACAGCTCTGATACTAGCCATCCAGCCAAAGCTGCCATGACACAACTATGGCCTCTCCTCAACCAAGTGCTCAATACTTATCAGACCCAAGTCAAAGTCATTGAGAGGACATGCAG GTGTGTTCGGTTCATGCTGCGATGTTCCTCTGTGGCTGCCTGTGATCTACTGACTGATATAGTATCAACAGCTATTAGTCTCTACTCCCAGCACCGGCAATCCTGCTACCTTTATCTGGGCTCTATAATAGTGGATGAATATGGTAGACAAGGTTCCTATCAGGAGGGCCTTGCCACCATGCTGGGTGTTCTGGCCACCACCTCACTACCTCTACTAGCAGGGCCCACGGGACTAGTAGAACACCCAGACACTATTGATGATCTATTCAGGCTCTGTGCAAG GTATCTCCAGCGATGTCCTGTAGTGTTCTTACAGAGCTCTGTGGTTGCCACGGTGACCCAGTGCGGGCTGGCTTGCTCCACTCTTGGTCACAGAGATGCTTTCTCTAGCGTTATGAAATATTTCAGAGATTTGTTACACCTGCCACAACAAGAAGCAACG agTGATGCTGAGAGGCAGTTGTGTGTGTCCACTGTGGAAGCATTCCTTACAGAACAAGGTCAAGCTCTTATAGACG GGCTAGTGTCTGGATTTGTGAGTCTGAGATCCTTCATGACTGTGGAATCTTGTGAAGTGCTCTGGGAGATGCTGACTTGTGCTAAAGAA CACACGTGTGGGTTGCTAAGCAACGCGCTAGCAAGGCTACCTGAGACAACAAGAGCTGAGGTGACGGAGGAccagaggtcagagttcatacACTCTGTAGCAAc GTGTAAGGAACTGGATGACCTTTACCCTCTCATAAAGAGACTAACTCGATTGTATCATTAA